The Fusobacterium russii ATCC 25533 sequence GATATTTTAGTTTCCGGTAAACCTGTTGATGCCTTTTCTTTTATTGCACATAATGACAATGCATATTATCGTGGTAGAGCTATCTGTGAGAAACTTAGGGAAGTTATACCAAGACAGCAATTTGAAATTCCTATACAAGCTGCTTTAGGTTCAAAAATAATAGCTAGAGAAACTATTAAAGCATATAGAAAGAATGTAATAGCAAAGTGCTATGGTGGGGATATAACAAGAAAGAAAAAACTTCTTGAAAAACAAAAAGAAGGTAAAAAGAGAATGAAAAGCATAGGAAATGTTGAAATACCACAGGAAGCTTTCGTATCAGTATTAAAATTAAATGATTAAAAAAATTAGTTGTTGCATCTAAAATTAACTTTGCAACAACTTTTTTAGTTATAAGAAAGTATAAAATTATTGAATTAAAATATAAAATGTAATAAAATATTTTATATTCAAATATTTTATTCAGGAGGTATTTTATATGAAGGTAAATTTGCAAGGAGTCGCAGAAACTTTATTAATTCCTTATTATGCGAGAGTTTATGGAAGTAGATTTTACAAGAATAAATTTTATGATAAATATGCTCTTGAAGTTTTTGAGAAAATTGATTATGATTTTTCTAAATTTGAAAAAGGTAAAATGAGTATATGGGGTTGCTTAAGCAGAAGTAAAATTTTAGATAGAGAGGCTAAAAAGATTATAGATCAGTATCCTAATATAACTTGTATATCTATTGGATGTGGCTTTGATACAAGATTTAATAGAATTGACAATGGAGAGATAAATTGGTATGGTATAGATTTTCCGGAAGTTATAGATTTAAGAAATAGAATATTTTTAAACAAGAAAAGAGAAAAATACTTAGGAGCTAATGCATTAGAAGAAAGTTGGGCAGAGCAAATAAAGGAAGAAAAAGAAGTCTTGATAATTTTAGAAGGCATTTTAATGTATTTCAAAGAGGAAGAAATAAAAAATTTATTTAAAATTTTAAAAAAATATTTCCCTAATGCTATAATACTTGCCGAATTTTCAAGACCGGGATTAATTAAATATCAAAAAAAACATGACACTCTTTCAAAAGTTTCAGCTACTTTATACTGGGGAATCTCAAAATCAAAAGATATAGAAAAAATTGCACCAGAGGTTAAATTCATAGAGGAATGGAATTTAACAAAAGGTATGATAGCTTTTTCACCCTTTTTTATGATTTTAATCTATCCTATAATTTATAAAGTAAATAACACTATTGTAAAATTAAAAATTAAATAAAAGATTTCTCTTTTAAAGTTCAATATATTTCTTTTTAACTTTATCAGGAAAAATTAGAAAAGTAACTAAGACAACAATAATAGCTGCCAAAAAATCTATAAAATGATGCTGATATACAAACAGTACTGATAGAGCTATTAAAAAGCCCCAAAGACATGCCAAGTATTTCATAGGTGATTTAATTTCATTATAAAATATTATTATATATAGAAAAGCGTAGCTTACATGTAATGAAGGACATTGATTAAAACTGCTGTCAAAGGTTTTTAGTAAAAAAAATAAAAAATTGTATATGGAATTTTCTATAATAGGTTTATCAAAGCTAAATTTTAAAGGGTATATAAAAAATATTGTTGTAGAAATAATTGTCATAAAATTTGCTCTTTTAAAAAGTAAAATTAAAGAAGCTTTACTTTTAGGCAATAAAAATATAAGA is a genomic window containing:
- a CDS encoding class I SAM-dependent methyltransferase — protein: MKVNLQGVAETLLIPYYARVYGSRFYKNKFYDKYALEVFEKIDYDFSKFEKGKMSIWGCLSRSKILDREAKKIIDQYPNITCISIGCGFDTRFNRIDNGEINWYGIDFPEVIDLRNRIFLNKKREKYLGANALEESWAEQIKEEKEVLIILEGILMYFKEEEIKNLFKILKKYFPNAIILAEFSRPGLIKYQKKHDTLSKVSATLYWGISKSKDIEKIAPEVKFIEEWNLTKGMIAFSPFFMILIYPIIYKVNNTIVKLKIK